From Woronichinia naegeliana WA131, the proteins below share one genomic window:
- a CDS encoding DUF4258 domain-containing protein: MEEMAEDYLTIMDVETAILNGRIVRVEKDDPRGSKYIIAGTAVNLQTPVGVVGRFSTSGTGIV; the protein is encoded by the coding sequence ATGGAAGAAATGGCTGAAGACTATCTAACCATCATGGATGTAGAAACGGCAATTTTAAATGGCCGTATTGTTCGGGTTGAAAAGGATGATCCCAGAGGATCAAAATACATCATTGCAGGAACAGCCGTTAATCTACAAACTCCTGTCGGTGTAGTTGGGCGTTTTTCAACTAGCGGAACTGGTATCGTCTGA
- a CDS encoding YgiT-type zinc finger protein, which translates to MYDYQCEYCEGTVKPRLIKREAFKHRDGFVILEDVTIGVCNSCGNRYYSAEILHTVHAVATGTKTPEKTERIPVTHLELA; encoded by the coding sequence ATGTACGACTATCAATGCGAATACTGTGAAGGAACGGTTAAACCTCGTTTGATTAAACGTGAAGCCTTCAAACATCGAGATGGTTTTGTCATTCTTGAAGACGTGACGATTGGTGTGTGTAATAGCTGTGGCAATCGGTATTATTCTGCTGAAATACTGCATACTGTCCATGCTGTAGCCACTGGTACAAAAACTCCTGAAAAAACAGAAAGAATTCCAGTTACACATTTAGAATTAGCATAG
- a CDS encoding DUF4258 domain-containing protein, protein MEEMAEDYLTIMDVETAILNGRIVRVEKDDPRGSKYIVAGTAVNLQTPVGVVGRFSTSGRYLIITVYEITKFEG, encoded by the coding sequence ATGGAAGAAATGGCTGAAGACTATCTAACCATCATGGACGTAGAAACGGCAATTTTAAATGGCCGTATTGTTCGGGTTGAAAAGGATGATCCCAGAGGATCAAAATACATCGTTGCAGGAACAGCCGTTAATCTACAAACTCCTGTCGGTGTAGTTGGGCGTTTTTCAACTAGCGGACGTTATTTGATTATTACAGTTTATGAAATCACCAAATTTGAGGGCTAA